One genomic window of Nicotiana sylvestris chromosome 10, ASM39365v2, whole genome shotgun sequence includes the following:
- the LOC104233205 gene encoding vacuolar fusion protein MON1 homolog isoform X3, whose protein sequence is MPPNSDSSDDDQNPKPNPYPNPKPSSIDQPLDVIENQLASISIVQPEPESDTNGTSPSKLTKGSLNENFGGDNGNLRHGNVMEKSSSSKITERNNSGMEDMEEPSSPSSSGYAGERGSSNGSSSGRAGSGIGEVDDEIHEIVNNNSLDGVLNSHVQWLPGKRHGSEDDASISWRKRKKHFFILSHSGKPIYSRYGDEHKLAGFSATLQAIISFVENGGDRVNLIRAGKHQVVFLVKGPIYLVCISCTEEPYMSLRGQLELLYNQMILILTRSVNRCFEKNAKFDMTPLLGGTDVVFSSLIHSFSWNPATFLHAYTCLRLAYATRQSAGAILQDVADSGVLFAMLMCKHKVIGLVGAQKASLHPDDMLLLSNFVMSSESFRTSESFSPICLPRFNSMAFLYAYVHYLDGDTYLILLSTSSDAFYHLKDCRIRVENVLLKSNVLGEIQRSMVDGGMRIEDLPDDRGSRSGAVSPHLGQPGHATYSSERFDEAFLGVGGPAGLWHFIYRSIYLDQYVSSEFSSPINSRRQQKRLYRSYQKIYASMHEEGIGPHKTLFKRDDNYVLLCWVTPDFELYAVFDPLADKALAIKTCNRVCQWIKDVENEIFLLGASPFS, encoded by the exons ATGCCTCCGAACTCTGACTCCTCCGATGATGATCAAAATCCTAAACCTAACCCTTACCCTAACCCTAAGCCTAGCTCAATTGATCAGCCTTTGGACGTAATCGAGAATCAATTAGCTTCAATATCAATTGTCCAACCTGAACCCGAATCGGATACCAACGGAACGTCGCCGTCGAAGCTCACTAAGGGATCGTTGAACGAGAATTTTGGTGGTGATAATGGAAATTTGAGACACGGCAACGTGATGGAGAAATCCAGCTCGTCCAAAATCACGGAGAGGAACAATTCAGGGATGGAAGATATGGAGGAACCTTCAAGTCCCAGTAGCAGTGGGTATGCTGGTGAGAGGGGAAGTAGCAacggtagtagtagtggtagggCTGGTTCTGGAATTGGGGAAGTTGATGATGAGATTCATGAAATTGTGAATAATAATTCACTAGACGGAGTTTTAAATTCTCATGTACAATGGCTTCCTGGAAAACGACATGGCAGTGAG GATGATGCTTCTATTTCctggagaaaaagaaagaaacactTCTTTATTTTGAGTCACTCAGGAAAACCAATATACTCAAG ATATGGAGATGAACACAAGCTCGCTGGATtctctgccactttgcaagccatCATATCATTTGTGGAGAATGG GGGTGATCGAGTCAACCTGATCAGAGCTGGAAAGCACCAG GTAGTATTTCTTGTGAAGGGACCTATTTACTTGGTTTGCATAAGCTGTACAGAAGAGCCTTATATGTCACTAAGGGGGCAACTAGAGCTCCTATATAATCAG ATGATACTTATCCTTACAAGGTCTGTAAATAGATGTTTTGAGAAGAATGCAAAATTTGATATGACACCTCTGCTCGGAGGAACGGATGTCGTCTTCTCTTCTCTTATCCATTCTTTCAGTTG GAATCCAGCCACTTTTCTCCATGCATACACATGCCTACGACTTGCTTATGCAACAAGGCAATCTGCTGGGGCCATCTTGCAGGATGTAGCTGATTCAGGGGTCTTGTTTGCTATGTTAATGTGTAAACACAAG GTTATCGGTCTCGTTGGTGCCCAAAAAGCCTCTCTTCACCCTGATGATATGCTATTGCTATCCAATTTTGTTATGTCTTCTGAATCATTTAG GACATCAGAATCCTTCTCACCTATTTGTCTACCAAGATTCAATTCCATGGCATTTTTAtatgcttatgtgcattaccttgAT GGTGACACATACTTAATATTGCTGAGTACAAGTTCAGATGCCTTTTATCATCTTAAAGATTGCAG GATTCGTGTTGAAAATGTACTTTTGAAGTCCAATGTGCTCGGTGAAATTCAAAGATCCATGGTAGATGGTGGCATGCGCATTGAAGATTTACCTGATGACCGTGGTTCCCGTTCTGGAGCAGTCTCCCCTCATTTGGGTCAGCCTGGACATGCAACGTATTCATCAGAGAGATTCGACGAAGCATTCCTAGGTGTTGGTGGCCCTGCTGGACTTTGGCATTTTATATATCGAAGTATATATCTTGACCAGTACGTCTCATCAGAGTTTTCCTCACCAATAAACAGCAGACGACAGCAAAAAAG GTTATATAGATCTTACCAGAAGATTTATGCATCGATGCACGAAGAAGGAATTGGGCCCCACAAAACTCTGTTTAAAAGGGATGATAATTATG
- the LOC104233205 gene encoding vacuolar fusion protein MON1 homolog isoform X2 → MPPNSDSSDDDQNPKPNPYPNPKPSSIDQPLDVIENQLASISIVQPEPESDTNGTSPSKLTKGSLNENFGGDNGNLRHGNVMEKSSSSKITERNNSGMEDMEEPSSPSSSGYAGERGSSNGSSSGRAGSGIGEVDDEIHEIVNNNSLDGVLNSHVQWLPGKRHGSEDDASISWRKRKKHFFILSHSGKPIYSRYGDEHKLAGFSATLQAIISFVENGGDRVNLIRAGKHQVVFLVKGPIYLVCISCTEEPYMSLRGQLELLYNQMILILTRSVNRCFEKNAKFDMTPLLGGTDVVFSSLIHSFSWNPATFLHAYTCLRLAYATRQSAGAILQDVADSGVLFAMLMCKHKVIGLVGAQKASLHPDDMLLLSNFVMSSESFRTSESFSPICLPRFNSMAFLYAYVHYLDGDTYLILLSTSSDAFYHLKDCRIRVENVLLKSNVLGEIQRSMVDGGMRIEDLPDDRGSRSGAVSPHLGQPGHATYSSERFDEAFLGVGGPAGLWHFIYRSIYLDQYVSSEFSSPINSRRQQKRLYRSYQKIYASMHEEGIGPHKTLFKRDDNYVLLCWVTPDFELYAVFDPLADKALAIKTCNRVCQWIKDVENEIFLLGASPFSW, encoded by the exons ATGCCTCCGAACTCTGACTCCTCCGATGATGATCAAAATCCTAAACCTAACCCTTACCCTAACCCTAAGCCTAGCTCAATTGATCAGCCTTTGGACGTAATCGAGAATCAATTAGCTTCAATATCAATTGTCCAACCTGAACCCGAATCGGATACCAACGGAACGTCGCCGTCGAAGCTCACTAAGGGATCGTTGAACGAGAATTTTGGTGGTGATAATGGAAATTTGAGACACGGCAACGTGATGGAGAAATCCAGCTCGTCCAAAATCACGGAGAGGAACAATTCAGGGATGGAAGATATGGAGGAACCTTCAAGTCCCAGTAGCAGTGGGTATGCTGGTGAGAGGGGAAGTAGCAacggtagtagtagtggtagggCTGGTTCTGGAATTGGGGAAGTTGATGATGAGATTCATGAAATTGTGAATAATAATTCACTAGACGGAGTTTTAAATTCTCATGTACAATGGCTTCCTGGAAAACGACATGGCAGTGAG GATGATGCTTCTATTTCctggagaaaaagaaagaaacactTCTTTATTTTGAGTCACTCAGGAAAACCAATATACTCAAG ATATGGAGATGAACACAAGCTCGCTGGATtctctgccactttgcaagccatCATATCATTTGTGGAGAATGG GGGTGATCGAGTCAACCTGATCAGAGCTGGAAAGCACCAG GTAGTATTTCTTGTGAAGGGACCTATTTACTTGGTTTGCATAAGCTGTACAGAAGAGCCTTATATGTCACTAAGGGGGCAACTAGAGCTCCTATATAATCAG ATGATACTTATCCTTACAAGGTCTGTAAATAGATGTTTTGAGAAGAATGCAAAATTTGATATGACACCTCTGCTCGGAGGAACGGATGTCGTCTTCTCTTCTCTTATCCATTCTTTCAGTTG GAATCCAGCCACTTTTCTCCATGCATACACATGCCTACGACTTGCTTATGCAACAAGGCAATCTGCTGGGGCCATCTTGCAGGATGTAGCTGATTCAGGGGTCTTGTTTGCTATGTTAATGTGTAAACACAAG GTTATCGGTCTCGTTGGTGCCCAAAAAGCCTCTCTTCACCCTGATGATATGCTATTGCTATCCAATTTTGTTATGTCTTCTGAATCATTTAG GACATCAGAATCCTTCTCACCTATTTGTCTACCAAGATTCAATTCCATGGCATTTTTAtatgcttatgtgcattaccttgAT GGTGACACATACTTAATATTGCTGAGTACAAGTTCAGATGCCTTTTATCATCTTAAAGATTGCAG GATTCGTGTTGAAAATGTACTTTTGAAGTCCAATGTGCTCGGTGAAATTCAAAGATCCATGGTAGATGGTGGCATGCGCATTGAAGATTTACCTGATGACCGTGGTTCCCGTTCTGGAGCAGTCTCCCCTCATTTGGGTCAGCCTGGACATGCAACGTATTCATCAGAGAGATTCGACGAAGCATTCCTAGGTGTTGGTGGCCCTGCTGGACTTTGGCATTTTATATATCGAAGTATATATCTTGACCAGTACGTCTCATCAGAGTTTTCCTCACCAATAAACAGCAGACGACAGCAAAAAAG GTTATATAGATCTTACCAGAAGATTTATGCATCGATGCACGAAGAAGGAATTGGGCCCCACAAAACTCTGTTTAAAAGGGATGATAATTATG